In Rhopalosiphum padi isolate XX-2018 chromosome 3, ASM2088224v1, whole genome shotgun sequence, the genomic stretch AAGAAAACACTACTAAatgttttaacattaataacaattttaaagatatttgtaaaacaatttaagtaaataaaaatacatttgaatattggTGATTCATCTTACACATAATGGATTggaatacttaatttttttaactgtaacaGTCTCACAGAAAAAATTCCAATTCAACATTAATAttcttaacatatatttttaaacaataataaaataatttatcataaaaaaataacacagtaATATCACACCAATGGCCGCATtccttataatatgtataatatcaacaataatagGATAGCCACTAAAACAGACACATACTGTGTTCCTTAAAACTAATTTGAAGAATTATTCATTATCCATCTACCTTAACAGATTAATGCCTAATGCTCAACATAAGGAGTTCAATGGGATATGGTTTGTGCCCATTATTTCAATCACACACTTTGtatgtcaatattatttatagcgaAAACCTataccaaaaattaatattgcataAGTGACATATTATGTAGTACAAACGCATGTATTGTTAACAACATATTGCTGTtttacattctttttttttaagttatcacTTATagcaatttacatttttgatcGTATGAAAATCTTTGATATGAATGCATACCAACCTCTAAAACACATTAAGACACTAAATCTATTCTAGTTGATACAATCGGtggaatagtttttaaaaaacaattagtatataataatctgTGATATTGAACtacaatacttattaattatacttaagagAGGTtgacatacaatttaaattcattcgcatctttttttaacaatctatcttttaaacattatacattcaTTTAATCTTTTCAAAAGTTACAACATTCACAAGATACAACACATATACGGGCTCactatgtgtaatataattatggtaagtaaaccttaaaaaaaataatattgttctgtATCACAATTGCACTTAAATAATATCAGAGAAAGGTAAAAAGTGTATTTGaaataacatttgttttaactttttttttcacgtgcttatgttcattatttataaaattggtagttaaattaaaatatgaataaatattaaattaaaaggtaACATTTAAAGGAACGATGACAAGTTCCATATATATCTGATTGAActgatacatatatatgtttatgttatattttctttgaatttcatagcttttaattcaaatacaaattttaccaattactgacaaaaataaaaattgaatcgcTGATTTTATTATCACAAATATCACATTaacaaatgaattattttttcttaacataatttttttttaatttaattattgggTGGGGTGGGTCTGATGACATAACACATTGATTGATAATACAACTAGGTataaaaattgtcttattaAACATAGAtttgattttcataaatattacaacCAATCAgcaattcaattaaattatattatagcagtttaaaataataattttcataactaTCTATGTACTAATATTTGTATTGCAATAAACTTGTAGTTCACCTAAATAAGTGACTAGATACTGATGCAAAAATCAGTCCATGATGAGAGTTTTGtcacaaaaaaacaataaaaaaaaaaattaaataattaaaaacaattaaaaacattacatttaaataattatgatacttaagattaaaaaatttagttaagAAAAAGagactgataaaataaaataaaagttattacacatgataatgtataaattgtaactaaaatgttgaaaatatttaaaagacaaCTTCATCATGAATATGGGGAAGAGGGGTATGTAGTAAGGCGGAGGGGAATATACGATAGTGAATAAATCACAATAAGcgttaaaatgtaaaatcaaataataataatgaaaaaaaaaaacatttgtcaaaatttagATTCTGAAGAATATCTTAGATAGTTATGTTGAAGATAAGAGGTGATTTTTGCCGCATGGATTTTGCTTGTGCTTGACAAGAGTTAAGCCATTGCATTGGTGGCAATGGCAAATCTCCAGGAGACGGGCAATTATTGAATTTGGCACCAGCATAAAAGTTATCACCATTAGGTGAGCTGCATCGTTCATCGATGTTCATGAGTTGTTTGAGCAgggcatatttttcaataaccaATTGCTCTATATCATCTTCTTTAAATTTCTTGTAAGGACCATATTTTTGTGGGGATTCGTAGGATGGGGGAGAGTGATGTAATGGCACTTCTTGTAGATATCTATTCGGAGTGTCAATAGGCTGGGAACATAACATATGAGGtcttttatcttttattatttggttGTTTTTAGCTACTTTATGAAAATTTGCTTTATCGTCTATAATTTCATCTCCATCCGACAAACTATGATCCATAAATTTTCTAACATTCTTTGTATGTGATTCATTATAATTAAGCTGTTTAACGCAAATAGGCGTTTTTgatttgggtttttttgattCATGAATCACTTTAGAATTTTTAGTTGGACTGGATTCTGCTTTaggtaaattttttgttttacttctATGTACATTGCTTGGTAAGCTGTTTCTCCTTGGACGAATTGGTTTGTACATATTGATGATTtgcattgaataatatttaatgagcaATGTCgacctacaaaaaaaatatttttataaatatcatttgtTCTACACaagcttaaaaattaacatgTACCCCAGTTTGTTACAATTTCAGTATTAATGGTTGCACTTAAAAATCTAATACCTCAGAATGTACTTATCAAATAGAGCTGGACATCTCAATAACAAATTACTATCAAACAATTGTGGAAGTAATGTTTACTCTTAATGTAATTAAGGAAACTAATGATAAGGCAAGATAG encodes the following:
- the LOC132926851 gene encoding uncharacterized protein LOC132926851 translates to MQIINMYKPIRPRRNSLPSNVHRSKTKNLPKAESSPTKNSKVIHESKKPKSKTPICVKQLNYNESHTKNVRKFMDHSLSDGDEIIDDKANFHKVAKNNQIIKDKRPHMLCSQPIDTPNRYLQEVPLHHSPPSYESPQKYGPYKKFKEDDIEQLVIEKYALLKQLMNIDERCSSPNGDNFYAGAKFNNCPSPGDLPLPPMQWLNSCQAQAKSMRQKSPLIFNITI